A region of Dermochelys coriacea isolate rDerCor1 chromosome 1, rDerCor1.pri.v4, whole genome shotgun sequence DNA encodes the following proteins:
- the VPS26C gene encoding vacuolar protein sorting-associated protein 26C has product MRRSLLAKDLTKTCEFIVHAPPQKGKLMPSPVDFTITPETLQNVKERTSLPKFLIKGHLNSTNCIITQPLTGELVVENAEAAVKSIELQLVRVETCGCAEGYARDATEIQNIQIADGDVCRSLSIPIYMVFPRLFTCPTLETTNFKVEFEVNIVVLLHDDHLITENFPLKLCRV; this is encoded by the exons ATGCGACGTTCTCTACTGGCCAAGGACCTGACTAAGACTTGTGAATTCATTGTCCATGCACCA CCTCAGAAAGGGAAGTTGATGCCAAGCCCAGTGGACTTCACAATTACACCTGAAACCTTACAGAATGTTAAAGAG AGAACCTCGCTCCCAAAATTTCTCATCAAAGGTCATCTCAACTCGACTAACTGCATCATTACACAACCACTAACTGGGGAGTTGGTGGTGGAGAATGCAGAAGCTGCAGTTAAAAGTATTGAGCTACAGTTAGTACGTGTGGAAACCTGTG GTTGTGCTGAAGGTTATGCTAGAGATGCTACAGAGATTCAGAATATTCAGATTGCTGATGGGGATGTCTGCAGAAGTTTGTCTATTCCAATATACATGGTATTCCCCAGGTTGTTCACTTGCCCTACGTTGGAAACTACAAATTTCAAAGTTG AGTTTGAAGTTAACATTGTTGTCCTCCTGCATGATGATCACCTCATCACAGAGAATTTCCCACTGAAGCTCTGCAGGGTGTGA